The window ACTGTTGTTTTGCGTAATTTTAGAAGATTTAAGtattatttggagaaaagtcataaaattatgccattaaaatgttttggaataattttggaggtttatgtgattcctgctgataaaactttgatgcgaatgactattgttaatataggtgacatagttttaaattaaaaagattttcagatggtcgtctttcttgagattttttcaatgcaaaaagtgggcTCTGGCTCataaaaggttgggaaacgTTGGGGTATTTTCCTTATTTCAACAGAACATTGTCAGCGTGCTTGTGCTGGCGTTAATTGTGTTGACGCACCAGATAAAGACCCTCTAGGCACACATCAATGACAATTTTAGACAAAAGGAACATATTTGTATACTTAGACAACAGGATGTGGCTAAGAAGATTGTAAGGCTTCTGCATATCCTTTCTTAACCAATTTTGGCTTTTCAAAACCACTCCCTCTTTTACCAGTTTTGATTATTGGAGGAATATACAGTtataggcaatgttccctcaaattttttgtttgtctgggcagaaagacaaactccctgagcacactgagtttcagcatcatcattgctcgctatgggcacacaccagtatcacacctgccataagaagGTGCAtttctactacacataaatgatttagtaataataaaatgtaatgattaatatctatgaatgggcggcccggcggttgagtggttcgcgcgtcgctctcacagctctggggtcctgggttcaaatccaggtcggtccacctgtgttgaatttgcatattctccctgggtctgcgtgggttttctctgagtactccgctttcctcccacatcccaaaaagatgcattgtaggctgattggacactctaaatttgcccctaggtatgagtgtgaatgtgaatggttgtttgtttctttgtgccctgcgatcggctggccaccgatacagcgtgtcccccgcccctggcccaaagtcagcagggataggctccagcacccccccccccctgatttcaccgcttgttcttctatttgcacagtaaagtaaaaaggaatgtattaagaaatattaaaatgtaattaaaaaaagatagaagggctgtaaaacacgaaaaacaaaagtggacagagctactgccactggctgccgcatgaacGGCGCCATAATGGGGGGGAAacattggattttattttgtgcgctccatatgatttgctgtgggcggagaagacgagagtactagtgcacaattgcgcatgcgcgcagcttagaggcaACATTGGTCATAGGTGAGCACGCATTAAATGACACCAATTAACCAACCTAAAATGCAGCACCTTCGACCCTGAAGACCCTCCACATTTATAATAGAGCCTTCTATGAACCTATATTAGGATCACAGGTGAGAAGTCAGATCAAATCTGGACTTTCCAGTCAAACAcaaggcacacagagacaaaaccACAGGCACATTCACACCTATTGTCTTCAATTAGGCTAACATGTACGtagtatgtctttggaatgtggaaacgGGAGTTCACgatgaaaacaaacaagacaAAGCTCAGACCAttgacttgaacccaggacctttgGCTTCAAGGAAGAGGCACTAACCACTCTCCTTCAGACCAAACATTGTTATCTCAAGTGTGGCTCCATTCCTTTGCATGTTCCATCCTGTCTCCTGTCTTCAGCCTTCACTGCACCCCCTCCTCTTCAACCAAATTTATCAACAGAGCAGCTATATCAACAGAAGTTTCCACTCAGGACACAGGGGGGGAAAAGGTGAAACAATAATCATTAATTATCTCTTCCATCACAGACTTCCACCCACCTGAACTTTTCTTCATATCTCCCACCATGCctgtcttcctcttcctctcatCCCCTCTTAGAACATGAAAAGggacattttggggaaaataaccTTGAGCCGTTCCTACCATTGCCACATTAGAGACTGCCATCTGTCCTCTATTCACATAAAATGTTCTCTCCTCTCCCATGAGAAgctttcattgtcataaaaCTGCTGAAATGATTCATAAAAGGCAGATCTTCCATTTCAGAGGTCTTAAACATACCAGCAGTTTCTGATTTAAAAGTTTCCGTCAGTAATATTATTCTTGTCTCACCGGATATCGTTTATCCCTATCCTcccttgttttacattttgttaaaaGACCTAAGAATGTATTTTTCACACTCCCCACACAGATAGGAACACTTAACACTCTGCTTACAACAAATATGCATGTTCCCACTAAATTTCATGGACACTCAGTACTTTCCTTGAGTACACGAGCACAAGTTATGTGCTGTATCATGAGAATTTAGAAGGaaattgtacaaaaagttcAGCAACATGAGCAACTCAAATCGCAAAGGTCCAAAGCATTGCAGCGCACTGTAAAATTAAATCAAGTCCTGTTTCAAAACATGTCAAATATCCCCAACATAAAGACATCAGAAAACACAAAGCTACATTTCGTCCCAATTTCACTGTCATTTACATAAATATGCATTAAaccaaaataatcataaaagcAACTGACACAATTGCAAGGAGCCAAAATGGAAGCCCACACTATCTCAAAAGACCTGGCAACAACACAAAGGTCATTTCAACACTCGTACAAAAGCCCCAATTCAGATAAGACAGCTGAAAATAAATCTTCCGTGTGTGTGAGCTTCACTTTCCTACTCAGCACATATTGTGTCTAACATGGCTGCCAGTGGAACGGATATATAATGTGGGTTTGTTTAAATTCTTGATTGAACTATGCCAACACTACAGAAGCAACAAGGGcgatctaaataaataaataaaaagtatatGCACAGGTTCCATGTATAGCGGTTTTGAAGAATTAATGTAAGTGAAAGACTTTAGCCTCCTTTTGGTAACTACCGCATCCACAGCTCATACATAATAAGTAGAAAATAAACGCTGTAATATTTTCCGAGGAACTGTTTCACTTTTTACCTTGCTATGGCATCTAGGAACTTGAGACTCACTttcataaatgaaaaaaaaattgcttgaaAGTGCCAAATGAGACATTTTGCAGGTATTGGGCCCAccagaaataaatcaaatttattaaaaaaaacatagctggtaaaataagactttttttttgcaagttgtgTTTTCATTGAATAAAAAGTGTTTCCTGTACATATTTCTGTGCAGGATCAGCGCTCTCTGCCTTGTGTGCTGCAGCAGGACTTTTCATAAATCACGCCGAAATACCTTTCTGTGTGGGGTGGCATTTTGCGTCATTGCCATGTGGAAGCTGTGAGCTCCTTTGAGTTGAGTCTTTCCCCAAAGAGAAGCCAACTTCTGAACACATTCATCTGACAAGCACAGAGGATTGTTGGACTTACTCTACAAAAGACAACATAAATAGTGAATATTTGCATTTACAACAACATTTGTGACTAAACTGAAATTAAGAGGTGTGCTATAATTGATTGCTCTGTGTTTAGGTGCACCTGTAAATAGAGGAGCATGATGTGGATCCAAAGATGTGGCCGCCGGCTGCTTAAGTTAAAACTGGACTTGGCATAAAGGCAGTAATGACCCTTCAGGGGACAAGAGAAGGACAATTTGGCCACACAGCCTCTGTTTGATTCTGTAACAAAAATAGAATCTATGTTTTTCAACACTTTACTTGTATTCCTGAAACGTTAAAATGTATACCAGTATTTTCTACATCTGAGAGGGGAATatatgatatatacatatatatgcaaagAGTACCTGTGCATGCCGTTTCCTGGTTTAATACTCAGATTGAAGGTGAGTAATTTAATATTTGTTGACCTAAGGTGTCCTAGACTCCTTGTTACAAGCACAGGCAtgaagaaatgaaattaaatctaAAAAGAGATGAACTTGCATATTTATGCCTTTTGAATGTGATTAACATCACTATGAAATTACTTATTCGTGTAGAGTAATAAATCCATGTCCAGACTCTTGGATTTTAGAATTTACTGTTGAAATGCTGAGCCCATGTCTTCTCTTGACTAATATTTTTTgataattaatcattttttttaatcaataattttgTAAATTCTATTCCTCTGTTAGGGTTATGATATTTTGAAATCTGTCTATAAAAAAGCTTATATTTTCAAAACTTATTTTGTTGAATTATGATTGGATTTGCTAAACTGTAATCTTTCTTtgcttctctctctttctttcatggtttctttttctttaaaagaacAATTTTGTGTTTCTTACCTTCTATTACACATTGCTCTGGTATTGGAATGTGTTGGACCATGTCCTTACAAAACTCTCGGATCATCTCCAAATTGTCTCTTAAATGGATGAAGAGCCTGTCGGCTCCCCTCGCCTCTGTCTCTTTGTTCTTCTGCACGGTGCAAGGTCTCGCTGCCTCTTTGACCCCACAGTCTGGAGCACAGGCGGCAACAATGGGCGCAACGACTGTCAGTTTCTTAGCGGGAGGCGTCACTTCTAGGTCTTCTGGTGAATGCTGGCAGGGCAAAGTGCTAGTGTTGTCTGGAATCATCTCTACTCCGTCTACCTCGTCCACATCATCTGAGTTGATGGATCGCAAGCGCACAGCATGAAGAGCCAGGCTCTTTGACCTATGAGAGAGAAGAGTGCCACCCAGGTTGATTGCTGGGATATGTTGACCTTAACAACGATACATTATATTATAAAATGGTGGATGGATAGATGTTTGTACAACATAGCTGTATTTCCTAACTTGATATAAAAGAGATGTTTTAGCTGTTGGGATAGAAGTAGGAGTACACTTGGAAAACACACAATGTGCTCTTCTCAAAAACTTTGAAGTGGATTCAATATTTACTAATAATCCTATTCTTTCCAACCTGTTAAATCTCATTTCTCGTTGCTCCTGCCTCACTGCTTGGTCCAGGCTGTATCTTCGCTGGGGGGTGGGAGAATCGTTGTGTTCTACCACCTTATCTCCTCCTTTCACCTGCTTCTTTTGCTCAGATCCTTCTATTCCAGGTCCTTCTTCTTCACCTTGACGTGCTGCCTTAGGAGATGGCGAACAATGCCCATTTTCTCTATAACACAGACACATATAGTACATTATATATAAACACTAATTCcaatgaatttgacattttgggtacaatataattaaatatacaatatgatttgttttgggagttatttgttgttgttgttttatgtacattttacataacatgcaaaatgcattgttttttgAGTTGGTGTTTGCAATGAACCCGATTTTTGAACTTGACAGAGGTAAAAACAACCAGTGTTCTCCTTTGTTCCCCTGTTTTTCTTACCACTCTGTTTCGTAAGAGGGGGCCCCCAAGCAAAGTCTTTAATCGCACTTCCAATGGTTTCCATCCTCCCACCTACAAACACATGCTGAATTGATGTTCATGCATTTTCACATTGTGAAACGCTACGAGTGGGGGGTATTATTCAGATTCGATTGCGTTAAAAAAAGTTTCCCTCAATTCACAAACACAAACAGATGAACCAGATGGACCTCATTATCGAGGACCGAGCTtaactttctttctttttactcACTAAACTGGCATAAGAAATGTTGGCCTTTCTATTCTACTATAGTTAGTCACTCCAAAAAGATAAATGACAGCAAAGAAAATCAATGATAGCCGAAATCTGAAAACCAAACCAATAGGGTGCTTCAATATTTGTGATTGTCAGCCTAACCATTCTCCAAGTACATGAAGGAAAAACAATTGTGCAAATGCTTAAGCGGAACAAAGGATGCGTAAGCCTTCTCTGACCTCCGACACGCGGTGGCATTCCCCTCTAGCTGCCTGCCCAGCAGTCTGGATATGGCAGTGAAGGAGTTGCTCAGCCTGTAGAGGTCTTTTCCAGAGTCTCCAAGAACAGACGGATAACGATCAGTCAAAGCTCTGATTTCCAGTAGCAACATGTGGTGAAGAGTGTGTTCTGGGTTGCTCAGAAGACACACTAGGTAGACTAAGCAACTGTGTGCATGCACCTAAGgaagataaaaaaacatttaaatgtaaataatcTAGGCAGTAAATGAAAAATGCTTTAAATTCTATCATAACATTTTAGAGTTAGCTCAGCTAGTTCTCAGCAGCCACATTGTATACGTGGATGAAATTGGTATCAAAGTAAAGATGAATCTTTAGTTATAACTTTGATTGTGAATGTTTGCTTCATTGGATTAACGGTACTTTCATTCATACTGATGGAGAAAGGCAAATTCCGATAACATCGTTTTAAAGAGCATGAAGACCGGTTCTATAGGTAGACGGCAATTTAACCTCAAACAAGCTTCTTATTTGTCCCGTAGCTTTCTTCAgtataaagaaaaaatgtgcAGCTACTGTGGAGTAAAGGTAGTAGAATTCAATGCAGTGTTTTGTAATTTCAGGTTTCAAAAGGAGCTCTCAGATGCACACATTTCTTGATAGAAAAAAAGACGGAAACAAAAAGATTACTCTCTGGGATAAAACAATTTAACATCTTTACCAGTCAGTAACACAAAATAAGGCCAGAAAATGTTTGTAAAGTAAAATGAGCTTAAAAATAACAGTTTGGGAAGAATATTACATCACAGTAGTGGGGAAAATTGCTACTTGTccaatgatggaaaaaaaaaaaaaacatggactgATGTAACCATTCGATCCAGTTACCCCACACGTTGTGTGTTAGAAATTCCAGTTATTGTTTATCGAGATCTTCTGAATCATTTTGGTTGCCAAGAAGGTATTTAGGAGTCTCTGGGGTTtagcacaaaagaaaaacagaagcttGTTGAGGAGAATATTGCAGTTACAAAAACACCTCAACATTTCTGTTATGAAGTATTACATCTAAGTGTATCATCATTACAGTTGGCAATTAATATAAAAATCGTTGGAATGGTTTCTGGAGAAAAGAAAAACCCTCCAGAATAACcaatattaaaaagtaaaacattttgttttctattaTTGGTAACTCACTAAGACAAATTCAGTTGACAAATTAGAAACAACTAACAACAATGCTTGCCTTTCAATACAGATGAAGTCCTTCAGGAGGAAAAGGACAGAAGCCAGAGAAAGTTGCGCAACTTGAATGAGGGATCTGCATGGgtgcatctgtgtttgtgtttgtattgGGGCAACAGTGCTTACGGGAGGCACTCCCATCACTAGGAGGTCTCTGCATTAATTTCCCAGAAAATCCAGGGTGACTTTCCAAATACTTCCAATATGAAGAAATATAGCACGCTAAACACCAAATAATCTGTAATAGTgagtgtgcttgtgtgtattcAACTTGAAATTACATCTTTATTTTCACAGAGAAAAGTGTAAAAGGTGGTGTTACCCTTTCTCTTAAGTGTCTGcgtttgtttgtgtgcgtgtgcatatgCACGGATGCGTGTGGAATGCAGTATGCGAGCTATTGAATGAGAACAAGTGGGCCGAATTTGAGGAAGTAGACAAAGCAGGGAAGCAGGTGCAAAACCCAAAAGatattttgttcttaaaaactcttatttagaaaaaataccCAATCGCAAACCAGAAAAATGGAGTAGGAAACCAAAAAGTAAAATAGCAAaccaaaactacaaaaatagaGAGCTGAGGCAGAGGTTTTAAGCAGCAGAGTCCCTGACAAAGAGGTCAAATAGAGGCTTCTTTGCACACAGGACCCGGCAAATTAACAAAGAAAACTTATATAAACAAAGAGAGTGACGAGACAATGAGGAAAAATCTGGGAACACAAGAACCCGAACGgaggacacacacagacaacaGAGAAAATTTAGAAGTTGGAAAGATACATAGGGAACAAAAATCCTAACAGTTTTAGTTAATTCAATTTGTTACAAAGAGCACTTAAAATGTTACAACCTATTTGTAGACTCAAAAAGCAACTACGTTTACACACTTCATAGTAAGTTACTATTTAGATAGGtacataattgttattttttttgtttactcctTTTATTCTAGCCAGGTAATTCATTTAAGTTGTTCCAATGGAATCAAAGAATATGAAAATGTAAGTATAGAGCCAAGTCATCATTATAGTTCACAGTTGGCACTTTTCCTATGAGTCAGTGGTCCATTGTGTGTGCTGTAAGTGTGCGTGTACCTCACTGATGATGCCCACAGCACCATGGATTTTTGCCACGTGACCCAAGAGAGCAGGCCATTGTTGTCCCACAGTCCTGAGTTTTGGCAGACAGCTGACCAATGAGGAGGGGCTGGCTTGAGACACATCCACCAGAATGCCTAATATGGCCTCAATTAGAGACTGGTTGCTTAGGTAACTGACCAGAGCAGGCACCTGGGGGCTCAGCATCTGAAATTTGATTTGTATGCACTTTTAATAAGGAGGTAACATGTAAAAGGATCACAGAGTGGGTTGAATGGGTCTTTAAGAGGTGAAATTCAGAATGGCATAAAGAATGTGCGGactaatgaaaaacaaagacatgACTGGAAAATAAACACTCATTGAAGAGTTCATCCTCATTATCCACAACTAGACTGGGTTGAATCAAATTTGGCAGAAAAGTCTTGCAGCTTCCATTTAAATGACTACATTTGAACAcgttttacttaaaaaataccAAGTCCTtatgacttaatttttttttttatgaagacGACTGATCAGACATTCATTCCTGCAATTTCTGTAACTGTTTAAATACTTTGGTGCAGTGTGCGCCAGATTGTAAACAGTTCATTGtctcatcccatctcattttctgcaccgcttcatcctcactagggtcgcggggggtgctggagcctatcccagctgacttggggccagaggcaggggacaccctgaattggtcgccagccaatcgcactgcacaaggagacaaacaaccattcacgctcaccctcatacctagaggcaatttagagtgtccaattagcctaccatacatgtctttggaatgtgggaggtaaccggagtacccagagaaaacccacgcaggtctagggagaacatgcaaactccacaaaggtggacagacctcgatttgaacccagaacccccactgtgaggccgacggcctaaccactcatccgccgggccgccccacaGTTCATTGTATTTATAAATTTCATTATGTTGTCTTAAATTCTACAGAGTAATTCCGGAGTTATGTGTCCAGGCTTGTGAGAAACAGCCAAAGAATAAAGAAAATCCCACCAGTGGGTGTTGCTCAGCCACTATTTGTAGCAATCTGATCAGGTGTTGTTGTTCTGTGCTCTCAAGCTGTGACATCAGACCAGTGAGCTTGCCAAGGTGACAGTGGATGACATCAGGTTGTCTATGGTAGACGGAAGGAAGCACACGAAGGAGCATGTGGTTGCCTGTGGACAGAGAACAGAGACTTTGTCAATGTGAGGTGCTAATGTGGAATAAATCAGGTACAAATGCGCTACTTACTGAATAAGTGTAGTGGTTATATCTGAATGTGTTCTAAGTATTAGTTGTTGCTTAAAGCACTGACTCATTGTAATAAAAATCTACAAACAAGCTTTAACAGCATGTGTTGCATGTTGCGAAAAACTTCAAATTGTTTAAATAACTGAGTCACTAAAGCCACAGTTGCGTTAAGTCAAACCCTGGCGTTTGTGACTCAGTATTAGGCAGGAAATACAGTACAGTCAATTTGGGGGAATTGCACACAATTTTTCAC of the Stigmatopora argus isolate UIUO_Sarg chromosome 10, RoL_Sarg_1.0, whole genome shotgun sequence genome contains:
- the veph1 gene encoding ventricular zone-expressed PH domain-containing protein isoform X2, with product MLQSKTACQRLWIISKPSPVHQLDYLTNDNDQAVVEICITRITTAIRETNSIERHSTALVGLWESCLEYNLTPQGDYTEDTPHTKIASDITSCILQNYSCPSVMLLAVPVAVRFLHKGNRELSRNMSSYLSLAAIAEVNLLAEHTEDITLSVLAGNHMLLRVLPSVYHRQPDVIHCHLGKLTGLMSQLESTEQQHLIRLLQIVAEQHPLMLSPQVPALVSYLSNQSLIEAILGILVDVSQASPSSLVSCLPKLRTVGQQWPALLGHVAKIHGAVGIISEVHAHSCLVYLVCLLSNPEHTLHHMLLLEIRALTDRYPSVLGDSGKDLYRLSNSFTAISRLLGRQLEGNATACRRENGHCSPSPKAARQGEEEGPGIEGSEQKKQVKGGDKVVEHNDSPTPQRRYSLDQAVRQEQREMRFNRSKSLALHAVRLRSINSDDVDEVDGVEMIPDNTSTLPCQHSPEDLEVTPPAKKLTVVAPIVAACAPDCGVKEAARPCTVQKNKETEARGADRLFIHLRDNLEMIREFCKDMVQHIPIPEQCVIEESNRGCVAKLSFSCPLKGHYCLYAKSSFNLSSRRPHLWIHIMLLYLQSKSNNPLCLSDECVQKLASLWGKTQLKGAHSFHMAMTQNATPHRKELDSLQMQLEEVRFFDLFGYSEEEGGWLCFMCNNPEKATGVQEGQPLIEGKLKEKQVRWRFIKRWKTRYFTLAGNQLLFRRGKSKDELDDFPIELNKVQSVKVVAKKRRDRGLPRAFEIFTDNKTYVLKAQDEKHAEEWLQCINVAVAQARERENREATTYL
- the veph1 gene encoding ventricular zone-expressed PH domain-containing protein isoform X1, which produces MHQLFSQVLGQRDLSRAGDLFSLEDAAIKDCLSEALDHIKTISCSPDYLTNDNDQAVVEICITRITTAIRETNSIERHSTALVGLWESCLEYNLTPQGDYTEDTPHTKIASDITSCILQNYSCPSVMLLAVPVAVRFLHKGNRELSRNMSSYLSLAAIAEVNLLAEHTEDITLSVLAGNHMLLRVLPSVYHRQPDVIHCHLGKLTGLMSQLESTEQQHLIRLLQIVAEQHPLMLSPQVPALVSYLSNQSLIEAILGILVDVSQASPSSLVSCLPKLRTVGQQWPALLGHVAKIHGAVGIISEVHAHSCLVYLVCLLSNPEHTLHHMLLLEIRALTDRYPSVLGDSGKDLYRLSNSFTAISRLLGRQLEGNATACRRENGHCSPSPKAARQGEEEGPGIEGSEQKKQVKGGDKVVEHNDSPTPQRRYSLDQAVRQEQREMRFNRSKSLALHAVRLRSINSDDVDEVDGVEMIPDNTSTLPCQHSPEDLEVTPPAKKLTVVAPIVAACAPDCGVKEAARPCTVQKNKETEARGADRLFIHLRDNLEMIREFCKDMVQHIPIPEQCVIEESNRGCVAKLSFSCPLKGHYCLYAKSSFNLSSRRPHLWIHIMLLYLQSKSNNPLCLSDECVQKLASLWGKTQLKGAHSFHMAMTQNATPHRKELDSLQMQLEEVRFFDLFGYSEEEGGWLCFMCNNPEKATGVQEGQPLIEGKLKEKQVRWRFIKRWKTRYFTLAGNQLLFRRGKSKDELDDFPIELNKVQSVKVVAKKRRDRGLPRAFEIFTDNKTYVLKAQDEKHAEEWLQCINVAVAQARERENREATTYL